The Haloplanus salinarum genome includes a region encoding these proteins:
- a CDS encoding class I fructose-bisphosphate aldolase codes for MIPGADSAITRDGKALILAYDHGLEHGPVDFEPVPETTDPATVFDVATHDAVTAIAVQKGVAEAYYPSYEDDVPLLAKLNGTSNLWMGEPDSSVNWSVDYAAELGADAIGFTVYGGSNHEVEMFEEFRDAQERAREHDMGVVMWSYPRGQGLKDDTSPDTIAYASRLGLELGADIAKVKYPGSADAMNWAVDSAGDMKVVMSGGSKTSDEAFLSTVREAMDAGADGLAVGRNVFQRQNPEAILDGLEAVIFEDASVDEALAATGGIEASD; via the coding sequence ATGATCCCCGGTGCTGACTCCGCGATCACCCGCGACGGCAAGGCACTGATCCTCGCGTACGACCACGGCCTCGAACACGGTCCGGTCGACTTCGAACCGGTTCCGGAGACGACCGACCCCGCGACGGTGTTCGACGTGGCCACCCACGACGCGGTGACGGCCATCGCGGTCCAGAAGGGCGTCGCCGAGGCGTACTACCCCTCCTACGAGGACGACGTGCCGCTCCTGGCGAAGCTCAACGGGACGAGCAACCTCTGGATGGGCGAACCCGACTCGTCGGTCAACTGGTCGGTCGACTACGCGGCCGAACTCGGCGCCGACGCCATCGGCTTCACCGTCTACGGCGGCTCGAACCACGAGGTCGAGATGTTCGAGGAGTTCCGCGACGCCCAGGAACGGGCCCGCGAGCACGACATGGGCGTCGTGATGTGGTCGTACCCGCGCGGACAGGGACTGAAAGACGACACGAGCCCCGACACCATCGCCTACGCCTCCCGCCTCGGCCTCGAACTCGGCGCCGACATCGCGAAAGTGAAGTATCCCGGGTCGGCCGACGCCATGAACTGGGCCGTCGACAGCGCGGGCGACATGAAAGTCGTGATGAGCGGCGGGTCGAAGACGAGCGACGAGGCGTTCCTCTCGACGGTTCGCGAGGCGATGGACGCCGGCGCCGACGGGCTGGCCGTCGGGCGCAACGTCTTCCAGCGGCAGAACCCGGAGGCCATCCTCGACGGTCTCGAGGCGGTCATCTTCGAGGACGCGTCGGTCGACGAGGCCCTCGCGGCGACCGGCGGCATCGAAGCGAGCGACTGA
- a CDS encoding DUF5658 family protein: MAIDRTNSTNARRRGTVGPAVGGAYVTAVAARTTAYATWLWALALGALTLDAALTVVGLRLGLTELNPVAAGLIADVGALPALVALKGGAVGVGLAGRAVLPAEYRGLVPAGLALPWTVAVVVNLLTVGVVLL; the protein is encoded by the coding sequence ATGGCAATCGACCGGACGAACTCGACGAACGCCCGGCGCCGGGGGACGGTCGGCCCCGCCGTCGGCGGTGCGTACGTCACCGCCGTCGCCGCTCGGACGACGGCGTACGCGACGTGGCTCTGGGCGCTCGCGCTCGGCGCCCTCACGCTCGACGCCGCGCTCACCGTCGTCGGCCTCCGCCTCGGCCTGACCGAACTCAACCCCGTAGCCGCCGGCCTCATCGCCGACGTCGGCGCCCTCCCCGCGCTCGTAGCGTTGAAAGGCGGCGCCGTCGGCGTCGGTCTCGCTGGCCGAGCCGTCCTCCCCGCCGAGTACCGTGGCCTCGTCCCCGCGGGATTGGCACTCCCGTGGACGGTGGCCGTCGTCGTCAACCTCCTCACCGTCGGCGTCGTCCTCCTCTGA
- a CDS encoding Glu/Leu/Phe/Val family dehydrogenase has product MADINPFESLQEQIDDAAAYLDADADVIERLKHPERVLETTLSVEMDDGLVEQFPAYRVQFNGDRGPYKGGIRYHPDVTQDEVTALSGWMVYKCAVVDIPYGGAKGGIAFDPRTYSASELERITRAFATELRPLIGADRDIPAPDVNTGQREMNWIKDTYETLERTTEPGVVTGKAPSSGGSAGRVEATGRSTMLAARETFEYLGRGIDDATVAVQGYGNAGSVAASLLDDAGATVVAVSDSSGGVYAADGLDTAAVKDHKRETGSVVGYPGADEELTNEALLTADVDLLVPAALENAVDADIARDVRADVIVEAANGPLTPDADDVLTDRDVYVVPDILANAGGVTVSYFEWVQNRQRFAWTEARVNDELERVVTEAFERLVDTYESVDVPNLRTAAYVVAIERVADAADDRGNWP; this is encoded by the coding sequence ATGGCGGACATCAACCCGTTCGAGAGTCTTCAGGAACAGATCGACGATGCAGCGGCCTACCTCGACGCGGACGCCGACGTGATCGAGCGACTCAAACACCCCGAACGCGTCCTGGAGACGACCCTCTCGGTCGAGATGGACGACGGGTTGGTCGAGCAGTTCCCGGCTTACCGCGTCCAGTTCAACGGCGACCGCGGGCCGTACAAGGGCGGCATCCGGTATCACCCCGACGTCACTCAGGACGAGGTGACGGCGCTGTCGGGGTGGATGGTGTACAAGTGCGCCGTGGTGGACATCCCCTACGGGGGCGCGAAAGGCGGCATCGCGTTCGACCCGCGGACGTACTCCGCGAGCGAACTCGAACGGATTACCCGCGCGTTCGCGACCGAACTCCGGCCGCTCATCGGTGCGGATCGGGACATCCCCGCGCCCGACGTCAACACCGGCCAACGGGAGATGAACTGGATCAAAGACACCTACGAGACGCTGGAGCGGACGACCGAACCCGGCGTCGTCACCGGGAAGGCGCCCTCCTCCGGGGGGAGCGCCGGCCGGGTCGAGGCCACGGGCCGCTCGACGATGCTCGCCGCCCGGGAGACCTTCGAGTACCTGGGACGGGGTATCGACGACGCGACGGTCGCGGTGCAGGGCTACGGCAACGCCGGGTCGGTCGCCGCGTCCCTCCTCGACGACGCGGGCGCGACGGTCGTCGCGGTCAGCGACTCCAGCGGCGGCGTCTACGCGGCCGACGGCCTCGACACCGCGGCGGTCAAGGACCACAAACGCGAGACTGGTTCGGTCGTCGGCTACCCCGGTGCCGACGAGGAGTTGACGAACGAGGCGTTGCTCACCGCCGACGTGGATCTGCTGGTGCCCGCGGCCCTGGAGAACGCCGTCGACGCGGACATCGCTCGCGACGTGCGGGCGGACGTGATCGTCGAGGCGGCGAACGGCCCCCTCACCCCCGACGCCGACGACGTCCTCACCGACCGCGACGTCTACGTTGTCCCCGACATTCTGGCGAACGCGGGTGGCGTGACCGTCTCCTACTTCGAGTGGGTGCAGAACCGACAGCGGTTCGCCTGGACCGAAGCGCGCGTCAACGACGAACTCGAACGCGTCGTCACCGAGGCATTCGAACGACTGGTCGACACCTACGAGTCCGTCGACGTGCCGAACCTTCGGACGGCCGCGTACGTCGTCGCCATCGAGCGGGTCGCCGACGCCGCCGACGACCGCGGTAACTGGCCCTGA
- a CDS encoding competence/damage-inducible protein A, translating to MEVAILTVGDEVLAGDTENTNATWLAGRLTAAGASVARILTVPDDRDLIAETVREWSDRFDAVVVTGGLGGTHDDVTADAIADAFDRDLVVAPAVREDVIETVATYRERNPDLVEAHDLDIDVDAWAALPEGSRPLVNSEGLCPGCVLGDVYAFPGVPAEMRALFELVAGEFGGDALSTTLYTPQPEGSMVEALAGVRERFDVTVGSYPSSGDRNRLKITAEDEATVDAAAAWLRERIDVVEENHD from the coding sequence ATGGAAGTCGCCATCCTCACCGTGGGCGACGAGGTGCTCGCGGGCGACACCGAGAACACGAACGCGACGTGGCTCGCGGGACGGCTGACGGCGGCGGGCGCGTCGGTCGCACGCATCCTCACCGTCCCGGACGACCGCGACCTGATCGCCGAGACGGTCCGCGAGTGGTCGGACCGGTTCGACGCCGTCGTCGTCACCGGCGGGCTGGGCGGGACCCACGACGACGTGACCGCCGACGCCATCGCCGACGCGTTCGACCGCGACCTGGTCGTCGCCCCCGCCGTCCGGGAGGACGTGATCGAGACGGTCGCCACCTACCGGGAGCGAAACCCCGACCTGGTCGAGGCCCACGACCTCGACATCGACGTCGACGCCTGGGCGGCGCTACCGGAGGGGAGTCGCCCGCTGGTCAACTCCGAGGGGCTCTGCCCCGGTTGTGTCCTCGGGGACGTCTACGCGTTCCCGGGCGTGCCCGCGGAGATGCGCGCGCTCTTCGAACTAGTGGCCGGCGAGTTCGGCGGCGACGCCCTCTCGACGACGCTCTACACTCCACAGCCCGAGGGATCGATGGTCGAGGCGCTCGCGGGCGTCCGGGAGCGGTTCGACGTCACCGTCGGGAGTTACCCGAGCAGCGGCGATCGGAACCGACTGAAGATCACGGCCGAAGACGAGGCGACGGTCGACGCCGCGGCCGCGTGGCTCCGCGAGCGGATCGACGTCGTCGAGGAGAATCACGACTGA
- a CDS encoding HpcH/HpaI aldolase/citrate lyase family protein: MARRTVLFTPGDRPERCRTAPTTGADTVVFDLEDAVPPADVAGARAAVGDLLADPAFDPGGTEVVVRVGRAPADDLDALTGAASSRLDGVMVPKATVERVATVTDALATRDLSIPILALIETATGVLDAREVAAADAVDALCFGAEDLAADLGATRTREGTEVLYARERVVVAARAAGVDAVDTVHTALDDDEGLRAATEFAATLGYDGKMVIHPDQVPVVVDGFTPDPERVAWARRVLDARESADCGVFEVDGEMIDAPLLAQAERILDRTDTTD, encoded by the coding sequence ATGGCCCGCCGAACCGTCCTGTTCACGCCGGGCGACCGTCCGGAGCGGTGCCGTACGGCGCCGACCACCGGCGCCGACACGGTCGTGTTCGACCTCGAAGACGCCGTCCCGCCGGCCGACGTGGCCGGGGCGCGAGCGGCCGTCGGCGACCTCCTCGCCGACCCCGCGTTCGACCCCGGGGGAACGGAGGTGGTCGTCCGCGTCGGACGGGCGCCGGCCGACGACCTCGACGCGCTGACGGGCGCGGCGTCGTCGCGGCTCGACGGCGTGATGGTACCGAAAGCGACCGTCGAACGAGTGGCGACCGTGACCGACGCGCTCGCGACCAGGGACCTGTCGATCCCGATCCTCGCGCTGATCGAGACGGCGACCGGCGTCCTCGACGCGCGTGAGGTGGCGGCGGCCGACGCGGTCGACGCGCTCTGTTTCGGCGCCGAGGATCTCGCGGCCGACCTCGGCGCGACCCGGACGCGGGAGGGAACGGAGGTACTGTACGCCCGTGAGCGCGTCGTCGTGGCGGCGCGGGCGGCCGGCGTCGACGCCGTCGACACCGTCCACACCGCCCTCGACGACGACGAGGGCCTCCGCGCGGCGACCGAGTTCGCCGCCACCCTCGGCTACGACGGGAAGATGGTGATCCACCCCGATCAGGTGCCGGTCGTCGTCGATGGATTCACCCCCGACCCCGAGCGGGTCGCGTGGGCTCGGCGAGTGCTCGACGCCCGCGAGTCGGCCGACTGTGGGGTCTTCGAGGTCGACGGCGAGATGATCGACGCGCCGCTTTTGGCGCAGGCGGAGCGGATCCTCGACCGGACGGACACCACCGACTGA
- a CDS encoding class 1 fructose-bisphosphatase, whose protein sequence is MSRDDTVAEIREAVAETAPTIRAGLPGRREKGDAENPTGDRRLAADEYADDLLEDCLGGIDGVGEYASEERAAVVDTGTGLSVAVDPLDGSSNLKPNNVMGTIVGVYDAPLPARGRDLIAAGYVLYGPLTTMVFAEGASATEYLIEEGVASELRTGVTLPEDPTVYGFGGRVPDWPDDFAAYAESVESELKLRYGGAMIGDVNQVLTYGGVFAYPGLRSAPEGKLRLQFEANPVGYVIRAAGGRTSDGDGSILDIDPDGLHDRTPTHLGNASLIERLESTLD, encoded by the coding sequence ATGAGTCGGGACGATACGGTCGCCGAGATACGCGAGGCGGTCGCCGAGACGGCCCCGACGATTCGCGCGGGACTCCCCGGTCGCCGGGAGAAGGGGGACGCCGAGAACCCGACGGGCGACCGACGGTTGGCCGCCGACGAGTACGCCGACGACCTGCTCGAGGACTGCCTCGGCGGCATCGACGGCGTCGGCGAGTACGCCAGCGAGGAGCGGGCGGCGGTCGTGGACACGGGAACCGGGCTCTCCGTCGCGGTCGACCCCCTCGACGGCTCCTCGAACCTCAAACCGAACAACGTCATGGGGACTATCGTCGGCGTCTACGACGCCCCGCTTCCCGCCCGGGGACGCGACCTGATCGCCGCGGGCTACGTGCTCTACGGTCCCCTCACCACGATGGTCTTCGCCGAGGGAGCATCGGCCACCGAGTACCTGATCGAGGAGGGAGTCGCGTCCGAACTCCGGACCGGCGTGACCCTCCCCGAGGACCCGACCGTCTACGGGTTCGGCGGGCGGGTCCCCGACTGGCCCGACGACTTCGCGGCCTACGCCGAATCGGTCGAATCCGAACTCAAACTTCGCTACGGCGGGGCGATGATCGGTGACGTAAACCAGGTGCTCACCTACGGCGGGGTGTTCGCCTACCCCGGTCTCCGATCCGCGCCCGAAGGGAAACTCCGCCTCCAGTTCGAGGCCAACCCCGTCGGATACGTGATCCGAGCGGCGGGCGGCCGGACCTCCGACGGCGACGGATCGATACTCGATATCGACCCCGACGGCCTCCACGACCGGACGCCGACCCACCTCGGCAACGCGTCGCTGATCGAGCGGCTGGAGTCGACGCTCGACTGA
- a CDS encoding DUF7553 family protein: MRTLREVNRRLIDAIEEPPETGEERRLDRLAATLWERASRGEGLDAGYRCRVRYKLRTIAETTHDARARHLEHARELLAEHAESG, encoded by the coding sequence ATGCGGACGCTACGGGAGGTGAACCGGCGGTTGATCGACGCCATCGAGGAGCCACCCGAGACCGGCGAGGAACGGCGACTCGACAGGCTCGCCGCGACGCTCTGGGAGCGCGCCAGTCGCGGGGAGGGCCTGGACGCCGGGTATCGCTGTCGGGTTCGGTACAAACTGCGAACCATCGCCGAGACTACCCACGACGCTCGGGCGCGACACTTGGAACACGCTCGCGAGTTGCTCGCGGAACACGCCGAGTCCGGGTGA
- a CDS encoding protein kinase domain-containing protein produces the protein MVGPDQHERIPAAVSPLSIADFDYEALTIGERIGTGGDADVYLATVVRDGTEFPVAVKQPRFEGTLHRRVVEAFEAEAETWARLDDHDNVVSVYAWGTDPLPWMALEYMDGGTLDARLGAEDPAEALWLAGRIAEGVRHGHRHGVAHLDLKPTNVLLRETPPETWPYPKVSDWGLAKLLLDHSNSVEGFSPAYAAPEQFDADEYGGTDDITDIYQLGAVVYALLTGEPPFTGSSAAVMRGVLQERPVPPSERRPSLPPAVDEVVMTALAKRKADRYDGVLPMRNELDRLFEATVADTSGSVAGATAGAAADPFENAARANQHGGGAERTETGVSSESKSSENESEGGGFVTRRRVLGVLGVGVVGAGGWLTRAELGDDRSGAAGVPAEDTATPPPPTRTATDTPEPTSTATATATSTPAGEADATITVGPGGSLQFEPETTAVSQGDTVEFVFDSGGHNVSGHPDAASQVELPEGAEPFASYDTSAADVNHVSLNEAGTTYRHTFEVTGQYTYVCVPHASSGMVGNLTVR, from the coding sequence ATGGTGGGCCCCGATCAGCACGAACGGATTCCGGCGGCCGTGTCGCCCCTCTCGATAGCCGACTTCGATTACGAGGCACTGACCATCGGTGAACGGATCGGCACCGGAGGCGACGCGGACGTGTATCTGGCGACCGTCGTCCGCGACGGGACGGAGTTCCCGGTCGCGGTGAAACAGCCCCGGTTCGAGGGGACGCTCCACCGCCGCGTCGTCGAGGCGTTCGAGGCGGAGGCCGAAACCTGGGCCCGTCTCGACGACCACGACAACGTCGTGTCGGTGTACGCGTGGGGAACGGATCCGCTCCCGTGGATGGCACTGGAGTACATGGACGGCGGAACGCTCGACGCGAGGCTCGGGGCCGAGGACCCCGCCGAGGCGCTCTGGCTGGCCGGGCGCATCGCCGAGGGTGTTCGTCACGGGCACCGTCACGGTGTGGCACATCTCGACCTCAAGCCGACGAACGTCCTGCTCCGGGAGACGCCACCGGAGACGTGGCCCTATCCGAAGGTGAGCGACTGGGGGCTGGCGAAGCTCCTGCTCGATCACTCGAACAGCGTCGAGGGGTTCTCACCGGCGTACGCGGCACCGGAACAGTTCGACGCGGACGAGTACGGCGGGACGGACGACATCACCGACATCTACCAGCTCGGCGCGGTGGTGTACGCCCTGCTGACCGGCGAGCCACCCTTTACCGGATCGTCGGCGGCCGTGATGCGAGGCGTCCTCCAGGAGCGTCCGGTGCCGCCCTCCGAACGTCGGCCGTCGCTGCCACCGGCGGTCGACGAGGTGGTGATGACGGCACTGGCAAAGCGGAAGGCCGACCGATACGACGGCGTGTTGCCGATGCGAAACGAGTTGGATCGGCTGTTCGAGGCGACCGTCGCCGACACGAGCGGTTCCGTCGCGGGCGCGACCGCCGGAGCGGCGGCCGATCCCTTCGAGAACGCGGCGAGAGCCAACCAGCACGGCGGTGGCGCCGAGCGAACGGAAACGGGCGTGTCGTCGGAGTCGAAGTCGTCCGAGAACGAGAGCGAAGGTGGCGGGTTCGTCACCCGTCGACGTGTCCTGGGGGTTCTGGGTGTTGGCGTCGTCGGTGCGGGAGGGTGGCTGACACGGGCGGAACTCGGTGACGATCGAAGCGGCGCGGCGGGAGTGCCCGCCGAGGATACGGCGACACCGCCGCCGCCGACACGGACGGCGACCGATACCCCGGAGCCGACGTCGACGGCGACGGCCACGGCGACGTCCACGCCGGCCGGCGAGGCGGACGCGACGATCACCGTGGGCCCCGGCGGCAGCCTCCAGTTCGAACCGGAGACGACTGCCGTCTCGCAGGGCGACACCGTCGAGTTCGTCTTCGACTCCGGCGGCCACAACGTCTCGGGCCACCCGGACGCCGCGAGCCAGGTGGAGCTTCCGGAGGGTGCGGAGCCGTTCGCGAGCTACGACACCTCCGCCGCCGACGTCAACCACGTCTCGCTCAACGAGGCCGGGACGACTTACCGGCACACGTTCGAGGTTACCGGCCAGTACACCTACGTCTGTGTCCCCCACGCGTCCTCGGGGATGGTCGGCAACCTCACGGTCCGGTGA
- a CDS encoding ABC transporter ATP-binding protein: MIEADSLRKTYGDFPAVVGSTFDVDRGEIFGIVGPNGAGKTTTLKMIAGLIEPSDGSATVAGFDAEDPEMRRSLGFLPEESPLYEDMTARSYLDFFTDLYDVPSETATERIEGTLDRLELDHRDRRLGDVSKGMKRKVAIARSLVNDPDVLVYDEPASGLDPLTTNYVLEFVRELRDAGKTVLFSAHNLYHVESVCDRVAIMNRGEIVARGTVPEIREQYGTTEYRVFTSVPVPAFDTEPAGDRHVSTVADMDAVERVREAAGEAGGEVVDIRTDEPSLEEIFLDLAADTADGPRGAQ; encoded by the coding sequence ATGATCGAGGCCGACTCCCTCCGGAAGACATACGGCGACTTCCCCGCCGTCGTCGGCAGTACGTTCGACGTGGATCGGGGCGAGATCTTCGGCATCGTCGGCCCGAACGGCGCCGGGAAGACGACGACGCTGAAGATGATCGCCGGCTTGATCGAGCCCTCGGACGGCTCGGCGACCGTCGCGGGCTTCGACGCCGAGGATCCCGAGATGCGCCGCTCGCTCGGCTTCCTCCCCGAGGAGTCGCCGCTCTACGAGGACATGACCGCCCGCTCGTATCTCGACTTCTTCACCGACCTCTACGACGTCCCGAGCGAGACGGCGACCGAGCGGATCGAGGGGACACTCGACCGCCTCGAACTCGACCATCGCGACCGCCGCCTCGGCGACGTCTCCAAGGGCATGAAACGCAAGGTCGCCATCGCGCGATCGCTGGTGAACGACCCCGACGTGTTGGTCTACGACGAACCGGCGAGCGGGCTCGACCCGCTGACGACCAACTACGTCTTGGAGTTCGTCCGCGAACTCCGCGACGCCGGCAAGACGGTGCTGTTCAGCGCGCACAACCTCTATCACGTCGAGAGCGTCTGTGACCGGGTGGCGATCATGAACCGCGGCGAGATCGTCGCCCGCGGGACCGTCCCCGAGATCCGCGAGCAGTACGGCACCACCGAGTACCGCGTGTTCACGTCGGTCCCCGTCCCCGCGTTCGACACGGAGCCGGCCGGCGACCGCCACGTCTCGACCGTCGCGGACATGGACGCCGTCGAGCGGGTCCGCGAGGCGGCCGGCGAGGCGGGGGGCGAGGTGGTCGACATCCGCACCGACGAACCGAGTCTGGAGGAGATCTTCCTGGATCTGGCCGCCGACACGGCCGACGGCCCCCGGGGGGCGCAGTGA
- a CDS encoding 3-hydroxyacyl-CoA dehydrogenase family protein, translating to MRTLSDIDTVGVVGAGTMGSGIAQVAATAGYDVVMRDIEDDLVADGFDRIDDSLSRFVEKEQLTREEADAAVDRISGTTDLEDLAACDYVIEAAVENMEIKQEVFADLDDAVDDDVILATNTSTLSITTIASATERPELVVGLHFMNPAPIMEGLELVVGEKTADEVVDCSHALAEDFGKTTWESDDKPGFVVNRVLMPWINEGIRAYDEGVASKADMDAGLKLGTNVPMGPLELADHIGLDVCLDASQTLAEELGDRYKPPYLLKRKVDAGDLGRKTGQGFYEYD from the coding sequence ATGCGAACACTCAGCGACATCGACACGGTCGGGGTCGTCGGCGCCGGCACGATGGGCAGCGGCATCGCCCAGGTCGCCGCCACCGCCGGCTACGACGTGGTGATGCGGGACATCGAGGACGATCTCGTCGCGGACGGCTTCGACCGCATCGACGACAGCCTCTCCCGGTTCGTCGAGAAAGAGCAGTTGACACGCGAGGAGGCCGACGCCGCCGTCGATCGGATCTCCGGAACGACCGACCTCGAGGACCTCGCGGCCTGCGATTACGTCATCGAAGCCGCCGTCGAGAACATGGAGATCAAACAGGAGGTCTTCGCGGACCTCGACGACGCCGTCGACGACGACGTGATTCTCGCGACGAACACCTCCACGCTCTCGATCACCACCATCGCGTCGGCGACGGAGCGCCCCGAACTCGTCGTCGGCCTCCACTTCATGAACCCCGCGCCGATCATGGAGGGCCTCGAACTCGTCGTCGGCGAGAAGACGGCCGACGAGGTGGTCGACTGTTCGCACGCCCTCGCCGAGGACTTCGGGAAGACGACCTGGGAGTCCGACGACAAACCCGGATTCGTCGTCAACCGGGTGCTGATGCCGTGGATCAACGAGGGCATCCGTGCCTACGACGAAGGCGTCGCGAGCAAGGCGGACATGGACGCGGGCCTGAAACTCGGAACGAACGTTCCGATGGGACCGCTCGAACTCGCCGATCACATCGGCCTCGACGTCTGTCTCGACGCCAGTCAGACGCTCGCCGAGGAACTCGGCGACCGCTACAAGCCGCCGTACCTGCTCAAGCGAAAGGTCGACGCCGGCGACCTCGGCCGGAAGACCGGCCAGGGCTTCTACGAGTACGACTGA
- a CDS encoding erythromycin esterase family protein has protein sequence MGPRTQLSRRRALASISALAGAVAGCTGGDSEDATTPSRTRTADPTATAPRSTEATENPDERAALIDAIDSEAVAIDPDASADGLGPVATRLAQSPIVGIGENSHGVSEFKGFAHRLVRRLVADHGYQLVAIEGTIGDFGPVDRYVAGADVDLDAAMGSIEFYFWRTDAIRRLFEWLREFNAGRPATDRAVVRGYDAQFFDVNATAVRSYLERVDPAYLDGIDERLMPLTRPLYERHDADLLTEARLDLFDSLGDRLRARRDAYVAETSTAEWRLARRHVRTLERGLRFQAALRAERYTQGKRVRDAAMAENVSWLRDWTGADRAVVLGSTNHTMRNDGSGEAARMGQHLADEYGDDYYSLGCLFGTGRFRAPTGPERTAFGTHDLEGPVPGTLAATLVEAAESSLFLDFETARRRAPIDGWLDDTSQVGVSVPRAADRGAVPLPAAPDAVYDGVAFVRDVTPASFASEG, from the coding sequence ATGGGTCCCCGAACGCAGCTCTCCAGACGACGAGCCCTCGCGTCGATCAGTGCGCTCGCCGGGGCGGTCGCCGGCTGTACGGGCGGTGACAGCGAGGACGCGACCACGCCGTCGCGGACGCGGACTGCCGATCCGACGGCGACGGCCCCGCGGTCGACGGAGGCAACAGAGAATCCGGACGAGCGCGCGGCGCTGATCGACGCCATCGACAGCGAAGCGGTCGCCATCGATCCGGACGCGTCCGCGGACGGGCTGGGGCCGGTCGCGACTCGCCTGGCTCAGTCACCGATCGTGGGTATCGGCGAGAACTCACACGGCGTGAGCGAGTTCAAGGGCTTCGCACACCGGCTCGTTCGGCGTCTCGTCGCCGATCACGGCTATCAACTGGTCGCCATCGAGGGGACGATCGGCGATTTCGGTCCCGTCGACCGCTACGTCGCGGGTGCGGACGTCGACCTCGACGCCGCGATGGGGTCGATCGAGTTCTACTTCTGGCGAACGGACGCGATCCGGCGTCTGTTCGAATGGTTGCGGGAGTTCAACGCCGGACGGCCGGCCACGGACCGAGCGGTGGTCCGGGGGTACGACGCCCAGTTTTTCGACGTGAACGCGACGGCGGTACGATCCTACCTGGAACGGGTCGATCCGGCGTATCTCGACGGAATCGACGAGCGACTGATGCCGCTTACCCGGCCGCTCTACGAGCGTCACGATGCCGACCTCCTGACCGAAGCGCGACTCGACCTGTTCGACTCCCTCGGGGACCGGCTCCGGGCCCGTCGCGACGCCTACGTCGCCGAGACGTCGACGGCCGAGTGGCGGCTCGCCCGCCGGCACGTCCGGACGCTCGAACGCGGGTTGCGGTTCCAGGCGGCCCTCCGGGCCGAGCGGTACACGCAGGGCAAGCGCGTCAGGGACGCCGCGATGGCCGAGAACGTCTCGTGGCTCCGCGACTGGACGGGTGCCGACCGGGCAGTCGTCCTGGGCAGCACGAACCACACGATGCGCAACGACGGTTCGGGTGAGGCCGCCCGCATGGGACAGCACCTGGCCGACGAGTACGGTGACGACTACTACTCCCTCGGCTGTCTGTTCGGCACCGGCCGCTTCAGGGCACCGACCGGCCCCGAGCGGACCGCCTTCGGGACCCACGACCTCGAGGGACCGGTCCCCGGCACGCTCGCCGCCACACTCGTCGAGGCGGCGGAGTCGTCGCTGTTCCTCGATTTCGAGACGGCACGCCGACGGGCGCCGATCGACGGGTGGCTCGACGACACGTCGCAGGTCGGCGTCTCGGTCCCGCGGGCCGCGGATCGGGGTGCCGTGCCGTTGCCGGCGGCCCCCGACGCCGTCTACGACGGGGTCGCTTTCGTCCGGGACGTCACGCCGGCCTCGTTCGCTTCGGAGGGGTGA